Within Sorangiineae bacterium MSr11367, the genomic segment CCCGAATCAAGCACTGCGCTGGGACCCCGTCACCAAGGCAATGACGACATTCTTCACCGATCCAAAGTCGGCGGGTCTCAACGCTTCTCTGCAATATTTCCCATTGAGCGATACGTGCTCCGTTGATGGGTACGCGGCGCCCTCGGTCCCTCGAACGGCGTTACCCAATCAGCTATTTGCAACCTCACTTGACATCAAAGACCCGGATGGTGGAACCCCGACGAAACCCGCTCTGGAAGGGGCTCTCAAGTATGCAAGGCAGGTCGCAAGCGCGAACGCGAAAGAGAAGACCGTTATTTTGCTGGTGACCGACGGAGAACCTAACAGTTGCAGTAGCGACGTTGGGTCCGTAAGCGAAGTAGCAGAGAGTGCATATAAGGGAGATCCAAGAAACTCAATCCCCTCGATTCCGGTCTACGTGATCGGCGTCGGTGACGAAACCGATCCGGCAAAGGGCGGTACGTTCAACCAAGTGGCGAAGAGTGGAGGAACGAACCAGGCCATTCACGTCAAAACGGGTAACGCCGGACAGACCAGTGCCGACCTCATTAAACGGCTTCAGGACATCCGTAGCTCGAACCTGTCGTGCTCTTTCGCGATTCCGCCGCCGCCGAAGGGTGGGACTATCAATTACGACGCGGTTCGCGTGAACTTCACGAGCAGCAAGAACGTTGCCTCGACGGTGCCCTACAGCGAGGCGTGCACCGGTAACAACGGCTGGCACTACGACAACAAGACCAGCCCGAAGCAGATCGTGCTTTGCACGAACAGCTGCAAGACAATTCAAGACGACCCCGGCGGCAAGATCAACATCGCCTTCGACTGCAAGGGTACGCAGGCGGACGGCGGCTCTGGCGGCGTTCACTGAGACAGCGACCTCCAACTAAACAGCAACAGGGCCCGTGTCGACCGAGAGTCGACGCGGGCCTTTTGCTTATGGGAGTGCACCTTTCCACGTGTGGCGCGTGTGGGCTTTGCCGCAGGTGCGTATACGCAAATCTTCGTGTCGCTCGCAACGGATCGAAAGCCGGGTGGCCATCGGTCCATGGATACAGGGGTATCCGTTTTTACTACATTATTCCGATATGAGGAGGCCTCCCATGATCCGACATCGAAGCGTCACTCTCGCCGTAGTGTCGGCGTTCATCGCGACAATTACTGCGGCGGGGTGTGGAGGCAGCGGCGACTCGGGTTTCAACAATGAGGACGGCAATGGGAAACCTGGAACGGGTGATCCCCCTGGAACGGGAGACCCCGGCATTGGCGGAGGGCTCAACAATGGCGCTGGGGACGCGGGGCCAGGCACCAATCCAGGAAGTACCGGAGATGTGACGAATTGCGCGTCCCAGACGGCGCAGGCCACGTTGCAGCCGGTCAACCTGGTCTTCATGTTCGACAAGTCGCGCAGCATGATCAGGAACACGAGCACGGGCGAGGACATCACCAGCAAGAAGTGGGGGCCAATCGTCGATGCCGCAGAGTCGTTTTATGCCGACGCGCAATCTGCCCGCATGAGGGCATCCCTCACCTTCTTCTCGGGTTCGTCGTGCAACACCGACTCGTTTTCGACTCCCCAAGTGTCGCTGCGCGATCTGCCCAATTCGAAAGACTTCACGGCGGCATTCGGGGGCGTAAGGCCCGACGGCGGTACCCCTTCGGTCGCAGCCATGGGGGGCGCGGCCAAACAAGCCACGAACGTAGCGGCGTTGCACAAAGGGGAGGTGACGGTCATCGTGCTCGCAACGGACGGGACCCCCGAAGACAACTGCGCGGATGGCTGCACGGACCCGCATGACTGCTGCGTCGCCAATTGCAACGGCCAAGGGGGACAGCCGGTCATCGATCAACAGTGCAGGGCCAATGAGACGAAATGCAAAGTCGATCTCGTTGCCAAGCAAGCCAAAGAGGCAAAGGACGACGGCTTTCGAACTTACGTCATCGGAATCACCAGCGACCCTGGACATGACAAGCTCGAAAGGCTCGACACGGTTGCGGAGTCCGGTGGAACGTCGAAAGCCATGTTGGTCAAAGTCAACGACACGGCCTCGACGAAGCAGGCATTCATCGATGCACTGAACAAGATTCGCACGCAGAACATGTCTTGCGACTTCGCCATTCCCAATCCCCCGGGCGGCGGCACGATCAACTACGACGCCGTGCGGGTCAATTTCACGAACAGCAGCAACGCGGCCTCCACGATTCCCTATAGCGAAGCGTGCACCGGCGGCAACGGGTGGCACTACGACAACAAGGCCGCACCGAAGAAGATCTCGCTTTGTGCCAACTCGTGCACGACGGTGCAAGGGGATCCGCGCGGCAAGATCAACATTGCCTTCGACTGCAAGGGCCAACTCGCCGACGGCGGCTCCGGCGGCGTCCACTGATTCGTCCGTAATCCCTCAAAAGCCAACGACCACGTCGGCCCAGTGCCGACGTGGTCGTCGCATTCACTAGGGAGTTACACGCGCAGCAGGTCCGGCTTCTTCGCCAAGAGCCGCACCAACCACGCGTCGGCGAGCTTCTCCTGCATCGAATTGATGCGCAGGCGCTCGCGCAAATGCTGGAAGTCCACCGAGTCGATCTCTTGGTCCTGATTGAAGCAGGAGAACACGACGGTCTCCTTCTTCGTCACGGGGTCCACGTGCTTTTGCAGGCACTGGGCGCAGACCTCTTTCATCATGCACTGCATCGGCGAGTTGATGCTCGCGATGGCGCGGTGCACGGGGTTCAACTTCGGCGCCAAAACCCCATGACGCGCCTCCTTCACGGCGGCCATCATGCGGTCCGAGCCAATCGCGATGATGCGGTTTACCGTGCTGAGCGGAATATCCACGCTGCCCAATTCGCCCTCGGCGTAGGCGCGCATGCCTTCCACGATGTTGCCGCGGAATTGGCGGTCTTGCGGCCGCCGCGGGGCAATCTCCTTGCCCATGTCGGTGCACCAAATGACTTGGTCGGTGTACCGCTCGATGTCGTCCTGTTTGAACAGGTCCTCTCCGCGCTTGTACCCCGCAAAGTAGAGCACGCGCGATCCCATCGCTTTGAAAGCCCGCGCGATGGAAAACAACACCGCGTTCCCGAGCCCGCCGCCACACAACAACACCGTCTCGCCGTGCGCGATCTCGGTGGGCGTGCCCGTCGGCCCCATCAGAATCACGGGCTCGCCGGGCCGAAGCGCCGCGCACAAGCGCGAGCTGCCGCCCATCTCGAGCACGATGGTGCCCATTTCGCCTTTTTCCTCGTCGACCCACGCCCCGGTCAACGCGAGGCCCTCCATCGCGAGGCGCGTGTTGTCCACGATGGGCGCGAACGTCTCAAAGTTCTGCAGCCGGTAGAATTGCCCCGGCTTGAACTTGCGCGCCGCCAGCGGGGCGCGCACGACCACCTCGACGATGGTCTGTGTCAGACGGTTCACGGCCACCACCTGGGCCACGAGCTCCTGATCCAGCTTGGCGAACGTCTCCCGCAGCGCACGCTCGCGCGCGGGTTGGTCCGACACCGCCAATTGCTGAATCTCCGGGAACAGCGCCACCACGTGGGGGTAACCATCTTTGGCGCTGGACATCGCGCGGACGACGCTGCCCGCGTAGCGCGGATGGTTGTCGCCGTAAAACGTCACCGTGCGCCGGCCCTGTTGGTAGCTCGTGAAGAACCCCTTCTCCGAGCCGCTCACCGGCACCAACGTCACGATGCCGGAAGCATCCACCTCGGCACGGTGCGCCTTGAAGAAGTATTGCCGCTCGTCGAGCTGGAAGGTGCCCTCGTATTCGCGCTCGTAGGTCACGTTGGGGTTCGTGCCCGCGGCCACGCACACCGTGCGGGCCGGAAGCTCGATCAGGCTGCCGTCCTTGCGCTTGAACTTGATCGCCCGGACGTGCGCCTTCTCGTCGAGCACGGCCTCGACCGGCGACATGTTCTCGATGTAGCGCACCCCCTCTTCGAGGCTCTTCTCGACCTCTTCGTGGTTCAGACGGTACGCTGGCGAGTCTTGCAGCGTCTTGCGGTACACCAGCGAAACGCCGCCCCACTTGTCGCAGAGTTGCTGAACCCTCGGCTCGCGGTTTTCCTTCTGGGCCAGCGCCTTTTCGGCGGCGAGCTCCTCGGCGTGGGCCAAATGTTGCTGCAGCAACTCCCACTCCTCGGCGTCGAACATCCCCTTCACGTCATCCACCGTGCGGTCGCTCAACAGCTGCTGAAAGCGTTCGCGCGTTTTTTCGATTTGAATGACGTAATAGGCCAGTAGCTCCGTGGCCGTGTCGATGGCCGTCAACCCGCCACCGATGACCACGGCGGGGAGCGCAATTTGCAAATTGGCAATCGAGCTCTTTTTGTAGGCACCGGTGAGCTGCAACGCCATCAAGAAGTCCGACGCCTTGCGGATGCCGCGCGCAAGGTTGTTCTTCATGTCGATGATGGTCGGCTTGCCCGCACCCGCCGCAATGGCCACGTGATCGATGCCCAGCGCCCAGACGTCGTCCAACGTCAAGGTGCCACCGAAACGCACGCCGCCGTAGATGCGCAGATTCTTGTGGCGCGACAAGGTCAGGTACACCACGGTGAGGAAGTTCTTGTCCCAGCGAACCGTGATGCCATATTCGCTCACGCCACCGAAACCGAGCAGGATGCGCTCGTCCAACTCCCCATAAAGCTTGTTGAAGTCGTGCACGGG encodes:
- a CDS encoding VWA domain-containing protein; this encodes MIRHRSVTLAVVSAFIATITAAGCGGSGDSGFNNEDGNGKPGTGDPPGTGDPGIGGGLNNGAGDAGPGTNPGSTGDVTNCASQTAQATLQPVNLVFMFDKSRSMIRNTSTGEDITSKKWGPIVDAAESFYADAQSARMRASLTFFSGSSCNTDSFSTPQVSLRDLPNSKDFTAAFGGVRPDGGTPSVAAMGGAAKQATNVAALHKGEVTVIVLATDGTPEDNCADGCTDPHDCCVANCNGQGGQPVIDQQCRANETKCKVDLVAKQAKEAKDDGFRTYVIGITSDPGHDKLERLDTVAESGGTSKAMLVKVNDTASTKQAFIDALNKIRTQNMSCDFAIPNPPGGGTINYDAVRVNFTNSSNAASTIPYSEACTGGNGWHYDNKAAPKKISLCANSCTTVQGDPRGKINIAFDCKGQLADGGSGGVH
- a CDS encoding FAD-dependent oxidoreductase codes for the protein MTSPDKEIAAAAPPELTLGIPGFAYEDLFDPARLADLHTAFEADFAARAPEAHAQFDAYRRVRGEGMTPEQRSEALLAAAPHFSSFVGRLFGVEAELARLRDEVASHGPLWKFKHEFAKKRVLGNAAGKNWKALGHDDARAAQVSRAAIAAVKTEEADEELVTARAVLALLEVDDTARKVKKGGGATWTDELHARAHTVAEALRAEGVAADLDDESAVALALDAIEASLAARRASHHDSVAKWPSLRQPKTLDYSKLVQLRRPDPAVPELFVGEEHERRERSFTLTDRRYNARQTEQEIDYCILCHNRDKDSCSKGLLDPKQHVIKKNPLGVGLDGCPLEEKISEMHTLRGQGDPLGALALVTVDNPMCPGTGHRICNDCMKACIFQKQEPVNIPQVETRVLTEVLELPWGLEIYGFLTRFNPLNIARPHIKPYNGKNVLVVGLGPAGYTLAHHLACEGFGVVAVDGLKIEPLPATLTGRDREAPDPVHDFNKLYGELDERILLGFGGVSEYGITVRWDKNFLTVVYLTLSRHKNLRIYGGVRFGGTLTLDDVWALGIDHVAIAAGAGKPTIIDMKNNLARGIRKASDFLMALQLTGAYKKSSIANLQIALPAVVIGGGLTAIDTATELLAYYVIQIEKTRERFQQLLSDRTVDDVKGMFDAEEWELLQQHLAHAEELAAEKALAQKENREPRVQQLCDKWGGVSLVYRKTLQDSPAYRLNHEEVEKSLEEGVRYIENMSPVEAVLDEKAHVRAIKFKRKDGSLIELPARTVCVAAGTNPNVTYEREYEGTFQLDERQYFFKAHRAEVDASGIVTLVPVSGSEKGFFTSYQQGRRTVTFYGDNHPRYAGSVVRAMSSAKDGYPHVVALFPEIQQLAVSDQPARERALRETFAKLDQELVAQVVAVNRLTQTIVEVVVRAPLAARKFKPGQFYRLQNFETFAPIVDNTRLAMEGLALTGAWVDEEKGEMGTIVLEMGGSSRLCAALRPGEPVILMGPTGTPTEIAHGETVLLCGGGLGNAVLFSIARAFKAMGSRVLYFAGYKRGEDLFKQDDIERYTDQVIWCTDMGKEIAPRRPQDRQFRGNIVEGMRAYAEGELGSVDIPLSTVNRIIAIGSDRMMAAVKEARHGVLAPKLNPVHRAIASINSPMQCMMKEVCAQCLQKHVDPVTKKETVVFSCFNQDQEIDSVDFQHLRERLRINSMQEKLADAWLVRLLAKKPDLLRV